The following proteins are co-located in the Primulina tabacum isolate GXHZ01 chromosome 11, ASM2559414v2, whole genome shotgun sequence genome:
- the LOC142519759 gene encoding uncharacterized protein LOC142519759: MFSEEDFDDWKIRMKAYLAAQDNDMWFVITDGPLKILKPNTAIAVTDGARQMLEKQRSEWTSDDKKKANLDNVAKDILYKTLDKNTFSKIKMCPTVKEIWEKLIQICEGNEQTKENKLYVAMQRFENLKMKAEETLSEFDERFSSLGK, translated from the coding sequence ATGTTCTCAGAAgaggattttgatgattggaagatcagGATGAAAGCCTATCTTGCAGCCCAAGACAatgacatgtggtttgtcatcacagatggtccctTGAAAATTCTAAAGCCTAATACCgctattgctgttactgatGGTGCACGACAAATGCTTGAAAAACAAAGAAGTGAATGGACAAGCGATGACAAAAAGAAAGCAAATCTAGACAATGTTGCGAAGGATATTCTCTACAAAACACTTGACAagaataccttcagcaaaatcaagatgtgtcctACAGTAAAAGAGATTTGGGAGAAACTCATCCAaatttgtgaaggaaatgaacagacaAAGGAAAACAAGCTGTATGTGGCAATGCAAAGGTTTGAAAATCTCAAGATGAAAGCTGAAGAAACTCTAAGCGAGTTTGATGAGCGGTTCAGCAGCTTGGGAAAGTAA
- the LOC142518528 gene encoding bZIP transcription factor 53-like, whose amino-acid sequence MSARKISNSSSEDDRGNRYAMITNEEKKMKRMISNRESARRSRMKREQHIKDLNDQTIYFSTKRNEMVRKIDEVTRRFGAIDSENKFLRMQSRELKKRLELLEEMLASYNSNNSRFMYDLHGMIANKDYSEMNILIKSGMEIPFQPQAVDGIYQF is encoded by the coding sequence ATGTCAGCAAGAAAGATTAGCAACTCGAGTTCGGAAGACGATCGTGGAAACCGTTACGCAATGATCACCAATGAagagaagaagatgaagaggatGATATCGAACCGCGAATCGGCTAGGCGTTCGAGGATGAAAAGGGAGCAACATATTAAAGATTTGAATGATCAAACCATATATTTTAGCACCAAAAGAAATGAAATGGTTCGAAAGATAGATGAAGTCACACGACGATTTGGCGCAATCGACTCGGAAAACAAGTTCCTGAGAATGCAAAGCCGGGAACTGAAGAAGAGGCTGGAATTATTAGAAGAGATGTTGGCTTCTTATAACAGCAACAACTCTAGGTTTATGTATGATCTACATGGTATGATTGCAAATAAGGACTACTCAgaaatgaatattttgattAAATCTGGGATGGAAATTCCTTTCCAACCTCAGGCTGTTGATGGGATCTACCAGTTTTGA